Proteins co-encoded in one Coregonus clupeaformis isolate EN_2021a chromosome 5, ASM2061545v1, whole genome shotgun sequence genomic window:
- the LOC121557774 gene encoding centrosomal protein of 295 kDa isoform X2, with protein MKRKVARLRLSPNEEAQLIREEHERRRKLRIQQVREQERYIALQIRTEVQQRRERELQNLAEELKEEWERQQREKLDTLRKLYQDNLRVLGEGHRSAKENEPDWEAIALKNEENHVRADERYREALKELKSQRQKDQEEQNRFIEARKKAIQVEKERASKVANLPSLPPNPIENIESRKLHAVKKSDVDAFSVTHYHMPETAVDREVDTAQPNAQEVAVEETLRLQELGQEEQRERREQLEKARLRGNHALRREQLTQDRERLLVELEHMHQTDLLRRRQVMAQMPAQIFQPLHKRQEMREDWQRDMEFAFEDMYTGERRVKGDLVLQLVPEPLPAVSTGSQDEDLDLTLEEATPELTPLAGAEEQPDEEPSRPLGGAPRQALKKLLTRIRSQRDHWSYRRLVDPPSDRQTTPTAECNTTAGGTTIETGSLASEERGRPLTTSPRLPDPSQPAQAIETTEESIVAGTLLHPDKQAMKIHTFETERRRREEELERQKQEQIVLLQELEEKKSRLELLLQEAQQEREQLQTAKTQDTAAASGTQKTPAQDVSPAAPTPESTVPSAAEDDHSRRIKDYQQHLFDKNRLHKQSVEEARRRLEEYQRTLRNRYSGVTTSTRLPPGTTARPLPHFREIISPTVPLELPYGSALLPCLPVAPSTHSRAHTPLDLPTREPSILAQTLFRLGTAVGSHINSRTSPVQLEPTAESLRDQRAGVWLADNVFSRVTEDLPGRLPPPSTSLDPQSYRPHPVSPHPTPHIPLPSRTDPIPAISPILSEESATLPVEAPVNPGPVLRAPARFGGEVERQELREAQRRVEAQREVIFMQQRELEEEQRERRRRQREALQPLLTADDTQPGPETADGLGSEVLGSERLRLMAALLRAIEESNGQASPSVEANQSQDDKLGVQSSHPDRPAPHPLPHHHPRAAKPPVAHARLAVMEMMTEQHELSAIQEVETPANASLITESVTLFRIERAVPEDQDRSAHSERGHSGTSVSSAWEHTAGTGTGSETVIGSGRSSKLSWRERLRLEAGASPEPDPTPALPEQSYHSCEFGRSVPGKSPTELESVSLQSAHRPSEPDYLSSTTISSGSYATTDPEHTSTQIDSSLLLAGFGIGGGGGENKKSLTNGSFSSRHSSCREVSGPGPPSLDSLLHSSSIQRIIDKYTRELNLSFSTAGNQTGPPSVIEGSVCEEPSSSVSQQKRQQKPWSKLLQENEGPDGSPVWGADPHSLLSDTESGAQRHNQEWDNSVNRIMDHLSDKSSSLVLDKGRDSTISPMIGQPSDKSSSPGQGWDSTLSRMIGQLSGQSTSLDQGWDSTLSRMIGGLSNQSTSVSQLIGQMRLDQSSQWLDEGQDESQMMRPLVRELDESAAQWSGSSGADGSNSLGWVDLRVSGQTGVSSDPEGVPEAQSLSSSSLPGLEPQPHPHYQILQHSGDSSQEADRTGVDLASDSFHPLLAEVTNNEKAEPSIMTFHLPEEEVEGPWSSGADGSNSLGWVDLSGSGQTGVSSVPEGAPEAQSLSSSSLPGLAPQPHPHYQILQHSGASSQEADRTGVDPASDSFHPLLAEVTHNETAEPSMTFHLPEEEVKGPCSHDEESDHEAPAGDLEFSACSEEFEDDTDPSVTSEPSPERLRGGEEPPQSSPAVQDSLNQLTTSQCLPHDSALEVSPGAEEVGLAACALSDLSLCEDVPTLDMPLEGGDTDMESTPAPHRVDQGGAITIEDLGAGEPDAQLCSESKISPPTWERIMVGSVKGIMDESMLTLVSLTDTTLQDQELTEEEEGETEVSDQEDAEKEGIVEKESESTVLPEDTSLQEEETTPSHAVMLLEFQSCPSVNLQEAFQQKRRALIQRSARRVEEIQAKRAEARAKANTRAQSDTTETRANTTTRAQSDPTTVQSSTTKPRREGRSAESTHARGDAKQKKQQPKSQTPLQPPMLAKLKKVGEVRISTPEMRKQDVTEMHQRTERLYSRLDEVKLQKEVRSRQEAYAKNREKAKEFHKKTLQKLRAKQSYN; from the exons ATGAAGAGAAAAGTGGCTCGATTACGGTTAAGTCCAAATGAAGAAGCTCAACTCATTCGAGAGGAACACGAAAGGAGAAGGAAGctgcgaatacaacag GTGCGGGAACAGGAGCGGTATATCGCCCTGCAAATCCGCACGGAGGTGCAGCAGCGAAGGGAGCGCGAGCTGCAGAACCTGGCAGAGGAGTTGAAGGAGGAGTGGGAGCGACAGCAGAGGGAGAAACTGGACACCCTGCGAAAGTTATACCAGGACAATCTCCGAGTTTTGGGAGAGGGACATAGAAGTGCCAAAGAAAAT GAGCCTGACTGGGAGGCAATTGCACTGAAAAATGAGGAGAATCATGTTCGGGCAGATGAGCGCTATCGAGAAGCCCTCAAAGAGCTCAAATCACAGAGACAGAAAGATCAGGAGGAACAAAATCG TTTTATAGAGGCTAGGAAGAAGGCCATacaggtggagaaggagagggcaTCAAAAGTGGCCAACCTCCCGTCCCTTCCACCCAACCCAATTGAG AATATTGAGTCAAGGAAGCTGCATGCAGTGAAGAAATCGGACGTGGATGCCTTCTCTGTGACCCACTATCACATGCCAGAGACTGCAGTGGACAGGGAAGTCGACACAGCACAG CCAAACGCACAGGAGGTGGCAGTGGAGGAGACGCTGCGCCTGCAGGAGCTAGGGCaggaggagcagagggagagacggGAGCAGCTGGAGAAGGCTCGTCTCAGGGGCAACCACGCGCTGAGGAGGGAACAGCTCACACAG GACCGAGAGCGCCTCCTGGTGGAGCTGGAACACATGCATCAGACAGACCTTTTGAGGCGCAGGCAGGTGATGGCTCAGATGCCTGCCCAGATCTTCCAGCCGCTCCAcaagagacaggagatgagggaggaCTGGCAGAGGGACATGGAGTTTGCCTTCGAAGACATGTACACTGGAGAGAGGA GAGTGAAAGGTGACCTGGTGCTGCAGCTGGTCCCAGAGCCTCTCCCAGCCGTGTCCACTGGCAGCCAGGATGAAGACCTAGACCTGACCCTTGAGGAGGCAACTCCTGAACTTACACCCTTGGCTGGGGCAGAGGAACAACCGGATGAAG AACCATCCAGGCCTCTAGGTGGCGCTCCCAGACAGGCCTTGAAGAAACTATTGACCCGCATCAGGTCACAGAGAGACCATTGGAGCTACCGGAGGCTGGTTGATCCCCCGTCTGACCGCCAAACTACTCCGACAGCAGAGTGCAACACGACTGCAGGCGGTACGACCATTGAGACAGGCTCTCTGGCCAGTGAGGAGAGGGGCCGACCTTTGACCACTAGTCCCAGACTCCCTGACCCCTCTCAGCCAGCCCAAG CTATAGAGACAACAGAGGAGTCCATAGTGGCTGGTACCCTGCTCCATCCTGATAAACAAGCCATGAAGATCCACACATTCGAAAccgagaggaggagaagg gaggaggagctggagagacaAAAGCAGGAGCAGATAGTCCTGCTACAGGAGTTAGAGGAGAAGAAGAGCAGGCTGGAGCTGCTGCTGCAGGAGGCCCAACAAGAGAGAGAGCAGCTGCAGACGGCCAAGACCCAGGACACCGCCGCTGCATCTGGAACACAGAAAACACCAGCACAGGACGTCAGCCCTGCTGCTCCAACTCCCGAG TCTACTGTACCCTCAGCTGCTGAGGATGACCACTCCAGGAGAATCAAAGACTATCAGCAGCATCTCTTTGACAAGAACAG GCTTCATAAGCAGTCAGTTGAGGAGGCTCGCAGGCGTCTGGAAGAGTACCAACGCACGCTAAGAAACCGCTACTCTGGTGTAACTACGTCAACACgtctccctcctggtaccacagCCCGTCCGCTACCACACTTTAGAGAAATCATTTCCCCGACAGTGCCCCTGGAACTCCCCTATGGCTCTGCCCTGctcccctgtctccctgtagcacctAGTACCCACTCTAGAGCTCACACCCCTCTGGACCTCCCCACACGGGAGCCCTCCATCTTGGCTCaaactctcttccgtcttggcaCAGCAGTCGGCTCGCATATTAACTCCAGGACCTCACCAGTGCAGCTAGAACCCACAGCTGAAAGCCTAAGGGACCAAAGAGCAGGTGTTTGGCTGGCAGACAATGTGTTTAGTAGGGTCACAGAGGACCTCCCTGGGAGGCTACCTCCCCCCTCTACCTCGTTGGACCCCCAGTCCTACAGACCACATCCTGTTTCCCCCCACCCTACTCCACACATCCCACTCCCATCAAGAACTGACCCCATCCCAGCCATCAGCCCAATCCTTTCAGAAGAGTCAGCTACTCTCCCTGTGGAGGCCCCGGTGAATCCTGGGCCTGTCCTGCGGGCCCCGGCCAGGTTtgggggggaggtggagaggcAGGAGCTACGGGAGGCCCAGCGGAGGGTGGAGGCCCAGAGGGAGGTGATCTTTATGCAGCAgagggagctggaggaggaacagagggagcggaggaggagacagagggaggcgtTACAGCCACTGCTCACTGCTGATGACACACAG CCTGGTCCAGAGACCGCTGATGGTTTGGGGTCAGAGGTCCTGGGGTCAGAGCGTCTCCGTCTGATGGCAGCTCTGCTCAGGGCCATCGAGGAGTCCAATGGGCAAGCCTCACCATCTGTCGAAGCCAATCAGAGCCAAGACGACAAACTCGGCGTCCAGAGTTCACACCCAGACAGACCCGCCCCTCACCcactcccccaccaccacccccggGCAGCCAAACCCCCGGTGGCCCACGCCAGGCTGGCCGTCATGGAGATGATGACAGAGCAGCACGAGCTCAGTGCCATCCAGGAGGTGGAGACGCCAGCCAATGCCAGCCTGATCAcag AGAGTGTGACGCTGTTTCGTATTGAAAGGGCAGTCCCAGAAGACCAGGACCGCTCGGCCCACTCTGAGAGAGGTCACTCCGGCACCTCTGTGTCCAGTGCATGGGAACACACAGctgggacagggactgggagtgAGACAGTAATCGGGTCTGGTAGATCCAGCAAGCtgtcctggagagagagactacGGCTGGAGGCTGGTGCCTCTCCTGAACCTG ATCCCACCCCAGCGCTCCCAGAACAGTCTTATCACTCCTGTGAGTTTGGGAGAAGTGTCCCTGGCAAATCTCCTACAGAG TTGGAGAGCGTATCCTTACAGTCAGCCCATAGACCCTCAGAACCTGACTACCTGTCCTCCACCACCATCTCCTCTGGCAGCTACGCCACCACTGACCCTGAACACACGTCCACCCAAATAG ACTCTTCCCTGCTCTTGGCTGGGTTtggaataggaggaggaggaggggaaaatAAAAAGTCATTGACCAATGGCTCCTTTTCGTCCAGACACAGTTCCTGTAGGGAAGTATCTGGTCCTGGGCCTCCCAGCTTAGACTCACTCCTACACAGCAGCAGTATCCAGCGCATTATAGACAAATACACCAGGGAGCTCAACCTTTCTTTCAGTACTGCTGGGAACCAGACGG GTCCCCCTTCGGTGATAGAGGGGTCCGTGTGTGAGGAGCCCAGCTCCTCTGTGTCTCAGCAGAAGCGGCAGCAGAAGCCCTGGTCTAAGCTACTGCAGGAGAATGAGGGACCAGACGGGTCACCTGTGTGGGGAGCCGacccacactctctcctctcgGACACAGAGTCAGGAGCTCAGAGGCACAACCAG GAATGGGACAACTCTGTCAACCGGATCATGGATCACCTCTCAGACAAGTCCTCCTCATTGGTTCTGGACAAGGGGCGGGACTCCACTATCAGCCCAATGATTGGCCAGCCCTCGGATAAGTCATCCTCACCGGGCCAAGGGTGGGACTCTACTTTGAGCCGAATGATTGGCCAGCTCTCAGGTCAATCAACCTCACTGGACCAAGGGTGGGATTCGACTTTGAGCAGAATGATTGGCGGGCTCTCCAATCAGTCAACCTCGGTCAGCCAGCTGATTGGTCAAATGCGACTGGACCAGTCATCCCAGTGGTTGGATGAAGGCCAGGATGAGAGCCAGATGATGAGGCCTCTGGTTAGAGAGCTGGATGAGTCTGCTGCCCAATGGAGTGGGAGCTCAG GAGCTGATGGTTCTAACTCCCTAGGCTGGGTGGATCTGAGGGTCTCGGGCCAGACAGGAGTGTCGTCTGACCCAGAGGGAGTCCCTGAAGCCCAGTCACtgagcagctcctctctccctggGCTGGAGCCTCAGCCACATCCACACTACCAGATCCTGCAGCACTCTGGGGACAGCTCCCAGGAAGCAGACAGGACTGGGG TGGATCTAGCCTCCGACTCCTTCCACCCCCTCCTGGCTGAGGTCACTAATAACGAGAAGGCTGAGCCCTCTATTATGACCTTTCACCTCccagaggaggaagtggaggggcCATGGAGCTCAG gagCTGATGGTTCTAACTCCCTAGGCTGGGTGGATCTGAGTGGCTCAGGCCAGACAGGAGTGTCGTCTGTCCCGGAGGGAGCCCCTGAAGCCCAGTCACtgagcagctcctctctccctggGCTGGCGCCTCAGCCACATCCACACTACCAGATCCTGCAGCACTCTGGGGCCAGCTCCCAGGAAGCAGACAGGACTGGGG TGGATCCAGCCTCCGACTCCTTCCACCCCCTCCTGGCTGAGGTCACGCACAACGAGACAGCCGAACCCTCCATGACCTTTCACCTTCCAGAAGAGGAAGTGAAGGGGCCATGTTCCCACGACGAAGAAAGTGACCATGAAGCACCTGCAGGGGACCTTGAGTTCTCTGCATGCTCAGAGGAGTTTGAGGATGACACAGACCCCTCCGTCACCTCTGAACCCTCTCCTGAGCgcctgagaggaggggaggaaccACCTCAGTCCTCGCCTGCCGTGCAGGACTCCTTGAACCAGCTGACCACGTCCCAGTGCCTCCCCCATGACTCTGCCCTGGAGGTATCCCCTGGAGCAGAGGAGGTGGGTCTAGCAGCATGTGCCctctcagacctctctctctgtgaagatGTGCCCACTTTGGACATGCCACTTGAAGGAGGGGACACTGATATGGAGAGTACACCAGCACCTCATAGAGTTGACCAAGGAGGTGCTATTACCATTGAGGACCTGGGTGCAGGAGAGCCGGATGCCCAGCTATGTTCAGAGTCAAAGATCAGCCCTCCCACCTGGGAGAGAATAATG GTGGGCAGTGTGAAGGGCATAATGGACGAGTCCATGCTGACCCTGGTGAGCCTGACAGACACCACACTACAGGACCAGGAACTCactgaggaagaggaaggagagactgaggtatCAGACCAAGAAGACGCTGAGAAAGAAGGCATTGTGGAAAAG GAATCAGAGTCGACAGTGTTGCCAGAGGACACCAGCCTACAGGAGGAAGAGACAACCCCCTCTCATGCAG TGATGCTGCTGGAGTTCCAGTCGTGTCCCAGCGTGAATCTACAGGAGGCCTTCCAGCAGAAACGCAGAGCCCTGATCCAGAGGTCTGCCCGCAGGGTGGAGGAGATTCAAGCCAAGAGGGCTGAAGCCAGAGCCAAAGCAAACACCAGGGCCCAGTCTGACACCACTGAGACCAGGGCCAACACAACCACCAGGGCCCAGTCTGACCCAACCACTGTTCAGTCATCCACTACTAAAcccaggagagaggggaggagtgcaGAGTCAACCCATGCACGAGGGGATGCCAAGCAGAAAAAGCAACAGCCAAAGTCCCAAACTCCCTTGCAGCCTCCCATGCTAG CCAAGCTGAAGAAGGTTGGGGAGGTGAGGATCAGCACTCCTGAGATGAGGAAACAGGACGTGACTGAGATGCACCAGAGAACAGAGAG GTTGTACAGCCGACTAGATGAGGTGAAGCTTCAGAAGGAGGTCAGGAGCAGACAGGAGGCATATgccaaaaacagggagaaggccAAAGAGTTTCACAAG AAAACCTTACAGAAGCTACGGGCCAAGCAGTCTTACAATTGA